The DNA sequence AGACGTCGTGGCGTGCTCCTTCGACGGGGACGACGCTCACCCGGCCACCGAGGCAACCCGACCACTTGGCGATCTGACGCACGTCGAGGACTCCGTCTGCCGAGTCGATGTCTGCGACACTGCCGTTGGCCCCGGGCCCGCTGAGGGTCGTCTCGGTCGAGTGCAGCACCAGCGAGGGAACGCCGATGTCGAGTCCGTGGTGCAATCTGGCCTGTCCCTGGCGTACTGCGCTGAGGAAGCCGAACGTGACCGGATAACCCTGTAGGGGTTTGTAATTGAGGTCGTACTCCCACTCGCCGTGCACGCTGTGGTGCAGACTCTCGCCGTAGGCGCCGGAGATGTTACGGGGTATGGCGGCCAAGGGGCGTACCCGGGCGACGCCGTTGATCAGCGCGGTCCCGGCCGTGCGCAGGATCGGAGCGCCTTGCAGGTCGAACCAGGGCGAGTTCAACACCAGCCCGCGTGGGCGGGCCGAAACCAGGGGATCAAGCTCCCGCGGCCTGTCGAGTGCTCGCAGCCGATCAAGCCACAGCGCGGTGATCAGGCCGCCGGTGGAGTGCGCGGCCACCAGGAGCGGAGCCCCGTCGGTGCCGGCGTTGATCTCCGCGACGGCGAGGTCGAGCTCGAAGTCGTAGGCGGCCAGGTCGGTGATGTGATGAGGGGTCTGCCCCGGTCGCTGCGAACGTCCGCACTTGCGCAGATCCAACGCGTAGAAGGCGTACCCGCGCTGAGCGAAGAACTCGGCGAGCGGTCGTTGGAAGAAGTAGTCGGTGAAGCCGTGGACGTACAGCACCGCACCGGTCACTGGACCGGGCGGCTCGTGGCGGACGAGGGTGGCGGTTATCTCACCTTCACCGTCGGGGTCGATGCCGAGGTCGAAGGTCGATGCCGAGAAGTCGGGGCCGAGTACATCGGGCTGCCAGCGGGAAGGGGCCACAATCGTTCACTGTAGATGTGCGCGCGGCCACGGGGAGTGTGCCCGAGGCAACTGCCGACCGCGTTGCAATGACCGCACCCGCATGAGAGACAATGGAACACATCCGAAAGTTCGCCGAATCAGGAAGTTGAGCCGGAGTGTCTGAGTCAGCAAACCCGCGCGACGGCGGAGTCATCACAACCGACATCGTGCTGGTGGGCGCAGGAATCATGAGCGCCACGCTGGGCGCGTTGATCCACCGGCTGCAGCCGGACTGGTCGATCAGTGTGTTCGAGCGCCTCGACGCGGCGGCCGCCGAGAGCAGCGATCCGTGGAACAACGCCGGTACCGGGCACTCCGCGCTCTGTGAATTGAATTACACGCCGCAGACAGCTGACGGCGACGTCGACATCACCAAGGCACTGCACATCAACGAGCAGTTCCAGGTCTCGCGCCAATTCTGGGCGAACTCGGTTGAAGCGGGTGTGCTGCGGCGCCCCGAGGAGTTCATCAACCCGATCCCGCACGTGAGCTTCGTGCACGGTGAATCGAACATCGACTACCTGCGTAAGCGGTACGACAAGCTGGCGGGCGAGACCCTGTTCAAGGGGATGGAGTACATCACCGACCCCGTGGAGTTCACCAAGCGTCTGCCGCTGATGTCGGCAGGTCGCGATTTCGCGGATCCGGTAGCCCTCAACTGGTTCGACGGCGGAACCGACGTCGACTTCGGCGCTCTCACCCAGCAGTTGCTCGGCTACATCGGCCACGCCGGCACGGTGAACTTCGGGCACGCGGTCACCAACCTGAAGAAGCAATCCGACGGCACCTGGATCCTGAAGGTCAAGAACCTCCGGACCAAGGAAACCAGCACGGTCAAAGCAGGTTTCGTCTTCATCGGTGCGGGCGGCGGCGCCCTGCATCTGCTGCAGAAGTCGGGAATCAAGGAAGCCAAGGGATTCGGCGGCTTCCCCGTGAGCGGCGCTTTCTTCCGCTGCACCAACCCCGATCTGATCGACGACCACGGCGCGAAGGTGTACGGCAAGGCAGCTGTCGGTGCGCCACCGATGTCGGTGCCCCACCTCGACACCCGCGTGATCAACGGCAAGGCAGGACTGCTCTTCGGACCGTATGCCGGGTGGTCGCCCAAGTTCCTCAAGGAGGGCAAGATCACCGATCTGCCCGCCTCGATCAAACCAGGCAACCTCCTGCCGATGATGTCGATCGCGCCGAAGGAGTTCGGCTTGCTGAAGTACCTGATCAGCGAGCTCGCCGCCGGACCGGCGGATCGGGTCGAGACGTTGTCCGAGTTCGTGCCGAGGGCGCAGGGCGAAGACTGGGAACTCATCGTCGCCGGCCAGCGAGTGCAGGTCATCCGCAAGCAGGGTCGCGGCGGTGTGCTCGAGTTCGGGACCGCGGTCATCGCGGCCGAGGAC is a window from the Williamsia sp. DF01-3 genome containing:
- a CDS encoding alpha/beta hydrolase, which produces MAPSRWQPDVLGPDFSASTFDLGIDPDGEGEITATLVRHEPPGPVTGAVLYVHGFTDYFFQRPLAEFFAQRGYAFYALDLRKCGRSQRPGQTPHHITDLAAYDFELDLAVAEINAGTDGAPLLVAAHSTGGLITALWLDRLRALDRPRELDPLVSARPRGLVLNSPWFDLQGAPILRTAGTALINGVARVRPLAAIPRNISGAYGESLHHSVHGEWEYDLNYKPLQGYPVTFGFLSAVRQGQARLHHGLDIGVPSLVLHSTETTLSGPGANGSVADIDSADGVLDVRQIAKWSGCLGGRVSVVPVEGARHDVFLSRTGVRDTAYSELDHWLSSNNDRIRGVIHG
- the mqo gene encoding malate dehydrogenase (quinone); this translates as MSESANPRDGGVITTDIVLVGAGIMSATLGALIHRLQPDWSISVFERLDAAAAESSDPWNNAGTGHSALCELNYTPQTADGDVDITKALHINEQFQVSRQFWANSVEAGVLRRPEEFINPIPHVSFVHGESNIDYLRKRYDKLAGETLFKGMEYITDPVEFTKRLPLMSAGRDFADPVALNWFDGGTDVDFGALTQQLLGYIGHAGTVNFGHAVTNLKKQSDGTWILKVKNLRTKETSTVKAGFVFIGAGGGALHLLQKSGIKEAKGFGGFPVSGAFFRCTNPDLIDDHGAKVYGKAAVGAPPMSVPHLDTRVINGKAGLLFGPYAGWSPKFLKEGKITDLPASIKPGNLLPMMSIAPKEFGLLKYLISELAAGPADRVETLSEFVPRAQGEDWELIVAGQRVQVIRKQGRGGVLEFGTAVIAAEDGSIAGLLGASPGASTAVPAMLDVLQRCFPKHYEAWQPQLSDMIPSLGHKLNDNPRLFEQIWDHTSKVLGLQNTVETTPNERGAHLATPSTV